The Betta splendens chromosome 12, fBetSpl5.4, whole genome shotgun sequence genome contains the following window.
CAATCCCATGTTCCGTGATGAGGACAGTTCATGACACCGGGGCTTCAGACATGTGATCAACCAAATCTCCAATTTGCGCGTGTTAAAAGTAAAGCTAAGGTTTACAGCAAGCTAAACATACACCAGGAACTGGACAGTGATGGCATAACAATTTACATGATAACGTTTCTATAATTTCGACTCACTAAcagcattttaattttaatgaatGTGAACGGCAGAGAATGCAAAAAAATTAAGTTGGAATCAAGTTTTAGTAGGAATGGATATGGGAGAAACAGTAAGTTCGTTTATGTCATTTTTTGATCCAGTCCAACGTTAAAGGCGGCGGCAATGCACTAGTTTGCAAACCTCCATTCACACAGCAAGAGAAAAAGAGACACATCGTTCCCACTGTTTCTCGTCGGACCTATTTTGGTAACGCGCCTGCGGTGTCGGTACATGGATACAGCTGCATTCGGTTTCTCAGGTTTGCAGCTTCTGACTCCAGTGAGCTGTCCCAGAAACTAAAAGATGTTGTACCACGTAGTGTTAATACCTCCAGTTTATCACATATGAATTTAAAGCAGCAAGCGTCTCGAATGACGGGAGAGCAAGCGGCTAAtgtgacagaaaacaacagACTGGAGCATGGTGCCACTAAAGCGAAGAAGGGTCGTGAAGTCTCGTCCTGGCGACAAAGGCCCGAACAAGTTTCCTTTGGTTGTTTTATTCCTGTTGGAAAGAAAGATGGGAGCCAGTCGCAGAGTTTTCCTCTCTCAGCTCGGGAGGAAGAAAGGATTTCAGGTGGAGGACACCTTTAGGTGAGAGTAAACAGCTGAGATCATTAACTGTAAAGACTCACTGCAATAATGCAATGAACCTGGCAGGGTTTGTCTGAGTTCGTTTCTCAAGTTTCAAGTTGTGAATTGTGCTGAACGTTGTGGCTTTGCAGCGATGGTGTCACACACGTCATCTCTGAAAACAACTGTGGTGCTGAGGTGAGGACGTGGCTGGACTCGCAGCACCAAGGCCAAGGCCGAGCACAGCCTTGTCTTCTGGACATCAGCTGGTACACGGAGAGCATGCGAGCGGGGCGACCGGTCCCGATCCTGGACCGACACCAGCTACAGGTGCTGTTCATCTGTCTCCAAGTATCCGCCCTAAAATTAGGAATGTACAGGAAGCAGCAGTTTCACTTTTCTATGTTGTGTTTTATGCTGGAGCTGTAATTAGTATGATTAGTCATGAGCTAATACCTGTTGCAAATGTGGGTGTTAAGCAGAAACTCAGTCACAAATCTATCTATTGAAATCtttcaggagcagcagacagaagaGGCAGATGTGATGCTGTTGTCAGTCCCCAGTTACGCCTGCCAGAGAAAAACCACACTTCAAAACCACAACAGCGTCTTCACCGTAAGTCCCTGAGCAAACATGGGCCCCAGTGTCTTAAATCTACCACTGACACAAGCTTACAGCAGTGGTGCAACACAGCTGCCGACCTCCAGAGCAGAAGCACTGAGGCTTAATGTTTTGTAACGGTACTTTCTGTGTCAGGACGCGCTGACGCTCCTCGCTGAAAATGCTGagatggaggacgaggacggccGTGGCGTGGCCTTCCGACGAGCCGCCGCCGTATTGAAGGCGCTGCCTAAAGCAGTGACGAGCATGAAGCAGCTGAACGGGCTGCCATGTCTCGGAGATCACTGTCAGAGAGTTataagagtgagagagagacgctCAACAAAGATCAGGTGATCATATAAATGAATGACAGTCTGTTCTCTCGCCGTAGGACATTTTAGAGAATGGAATCTCAAGTGAAGCTGAGGCTACCAGACAGTCTGAGCGGTACAATGCCCTGAAGGTGAGTCTGCTGTGTCCACAGACACCAGGAGACCAAAGTTAGATTCCACCAAGAATCAGGAAAAAATAGTTCATTTTCTGCTCTTCTGTTTTACTCTCTCACTCTACCCTCTCTTGTTTCACCTGTTAACCATCGCTTATGTCTAGAGATTTTTCCTATCTTGCATTTTTGTTACTCTAAGCATTAACATTAAAGAAACAAATGTATTCCTGCGTTGCTTGTTGTTTCAGGCTTTGACGGGAATATTCGGTGTCGGAGCGAAAACAGCCGACCGATGGATCCGAGATGGGATTCGCTCTGTTGCAATGTTGCGGGACTCCGGTCACGCGCTCAATCGAGCGCAGCTCGCAGGTGTGTGTCTATTTGGTCTTGCTTTCATCCCCCTTGGCTGTGAGTAAACACACCCACGCCTCTCAGGCTTGCAGTACTACGACGACATCAACCAGCCCGTCACCAGAGCGGAGGCGGACGCCATCGGTGACATCGTGGAGAGAGCCGTGGCTTCGGTTCTGCCCGGGGCCCAGATCAGTCTGACGGGAGGATTCAGGAGGTAACAGAACTTCTCAGCCGCACTGAGCTGTGGGAACCTGTACAGCCAGTGTGTATTTCATGTCATCACTCtgttttggctttgtttttcagaGGAAAGCTGACTGGTCACGACGTGGACTTCCTGATAACCCACCCAGAGGAAGGCCGAGAGGAGGGACTGATGCCCAAGGTGGTGTCCTGGTTGGACTCACAGGTGaattctttccttccttttacCACCTGGACAGTAGAACGTGACGTTTATCTTAAAATTTGCACTGATCTGTCTCCCTGAAGAAGGCGATTGAACTGACCTTGCAGTTTCAGGCCTCAGTCCGTCAGCGATGCGCAGGCTTCGTTTGTGATTCATTTGTCTCTGCAGGGTTTCCTGTTGTACCAGAAAACCATGAGGAACTCTTACCTGGAGTCCAAGGACGGCCCCGCTCGTCCTCCCTCCAGCATGGACCGCTTTGAGAGGTGCTTCTCTATCTTCAAACTGACCAcggagcagaagcaggaagcGCTAACAGCAGAGGCACCAACAGAAAGCCAACATCCAGAGTCACAGATGAAATGTGGGGAGCTGAAAGAGACAGGACACGCTGGACACAAACCCTGGAGAGCCGTGAGAGTGGACCTAGTGGTTTCTCCCATCAGCCAATTTGCCTTCGCTCTGCTGGGCTGGACGGGATCAAAGGTCACttcacagcagcttcctgcccgCGCCTCTGATTGGAATCCATTGATTAACAGTGGTTCGTGTTTGCAGTTATTTGAGAGGGAGCTGCGGCGGTGGGCGGGATACGAGAAGGCCATGTCTCTGAGCAGCCACGCCCTGTACGACAACGTCCAGGTAAGCGCTGCTCACTCAGACAGACCCACAGCCTCAGCGTGGACTCACTGCCGGGCTTCTCTTCCAGAAGCGATACCTCAGAGCCGCGTCGGAGCAGGAGATCTTTGCTCACCTTGGTCTCGAGTACATTCCGCCTGCAGAGAGAAACGCTTGATGACGAGACCGGAGCGTGTCCAGCTGGAGGTTTTACTGCTGCACTGACTTTCTTTTAAATTATTTCTGAATTGTTCTGAATTTTACACAAGGAAGTGAATATGTTCTGCAGGGAAACGTCACACACCTGCACCGTGTGCTTTCCTGTAGTTGTTCAACTTTGTCACACCTGTGAACCACTGACCTCTTTACTACCACTTTCATCTGCTGGAAAGAAAACCACAGACACCAACCTCAATAACAGACGCTGACTCTGTAGATGGTGTAGAAATCCTGTGTTTTGGAGTCTAGACAACAGAAACAGACTGTTTAACCAGCACCAACCAGTCACAGAGACCTGTTTTCTATATTTTACACTTTTTCACCGCCACTGCATCCAAAGCAGCTATGtcctctgtcttgttttttttatatatattttttatatttaaacatttttatagtGAACAGTagttttaaagatgttttaaGAGTCTTTGTCTTTGATGCCTGTTTTGTTTAAAGTAACCACTTATGGTGTAGCAAAGATCACTCTCCCATTTCCCACAGCCTGAAGGCAACATGTTCATAAAAAACGTCAAGAGATTTGAACATTTGCTTAGAAAGTAATTTGATGTGAATGTATATGCGTTATAGTGCATAGTACATGTCTGTCTTGATAATcctttttttagtatttttcaTGTTCCTCCTATCTGTGAGAACAATCTTAACTGGGCAAAACAACTTCCCTCAGGGATTAATacagttttttgaatcttgaaaatGCT
Protein-coding sequences here:
- the polm gene encoding DNA-directed DNA/RNA polymerase mu, whose amino-acid sequence is MVPLKRRRVVKSRPGDKGPNKFPLVVLFLLERKMGASRRVFLSQLGRKKGFQVEDTFSDGVTHVISENNCGAEVRTWLDSQHQGQGRAQPCLLDISWYTESMRAGRPVPILDRHQLQEQQTEEADVMLLSVPSYACQRKTTLQNHNSVFTDALTLLAENAEMEDEDGRGVAFRRAAAVLKALPKAVTSMKQLNGLPCLGDHCQRVIRDILENGISSEAEATRQSERYNALKALTGIFGVGAKTADRWIRDGIRSVAMLRDSGHALNRAQLAGLQYYDDINQPVTRAEADAIGDIVERAVASVLPGAQISLTGGFRRGKLTGHDVDFLITHPEEGREEGLMPKVVSWLDSQGFLLYQKTMRNSYLESKDGPARPPSSMDRFERCFSIFKLTTEQKQEALTAEAPTESQHPESQMKCGELKETGHAGHKPWRAVRVDLVVSPISQFAFALLGWTGSKLFERELRRWAGYEKAMSLSSHALYDNVQKRYLRAASEQEIFAHLGLEYIPPAERNA